A genome region from Brassica oleracea var. oleracea cultivar TO1000 chromosome C2, BOL, whole genome shotgun sequence includes the following:
- the LOC106323904 gene encoding uncharacterized protein LOC106323904, which translates to MISTEKKADPPPVGSSKQTYAAVIQKNQSLKKFDFAISEADGKQSIEVPTEIIEKGSPLWEDFVIASILETAPHVAKVHVILNKIWAFGDRSLNLDVYEVDSTTMRVRIPNKLVRERVLRRGMWNIAGVPMVVSKWDPKEDDSKTKLLTLWVHLTNVPMTMKLWDRLSFITSAVGMPDRLHPETIACTDFEEAKVFIKADMSKELPKEMTYNIQGEEVTVTFYYPWLPPKCTTCGKWGHYKQLCSQKKEEQLETQRDGVENKEDGSDSVEIQGKGGMDEQQESCVGNEEENNEVEEGQIVEGWKEVTPEKSSRSAKSLQCKPLHIVTMSRFAALGNSKEDEGEDVQEKDENFEESDKEIEEDSSEEDKSEMEEVEERQGREILPRQSKLKHKVLTVASNHAKGKDPGKKRDVRMTPVYKSGQMITCSVLLQGESEEFFCSFIYALNTVEERKELWVDMRNHNEALMFKNKKWMILGDYNEILDGSRHSAFESSPRLPMGMRDFQEVVRDCKLNDMGYQGPQFTWCNKREEGLICKKLDRVLINEEWLLNTQAYSVFEPGGCSDHLRCRVHLKKEERKKRKPFKFTNAIAGMPEFEELLVEHWRYREKLFHSTSAMFMLTKWLKDLKQPLRFLSKLKLGDLPRKTKEAYQVLCAKQQETLDNPSQDRIHDELQAYEKWKGAADLEEDFLKQRSKMHWLDVGDGNNKYFHSWVKIREVRNPIHEILCADGSLATTEEDIKRETERYFTDFMTFHPLGYEGAEVDNLRELLGFQCSEKDCIMLEKEVTKEEIKGVIFKMADSKAPGPDGFTSEFFKKSWQVIGDDVTVAVQSFFLKGFLPKGVNSTILALIPKKEEAKEMKDYRSISCCNVLYKVISKLLANRLKSILPKFIAVNQSAFIKERLVMENVLLATELSTEREKNGAILKAIKKTISRVPITAVTGQ; encoded by the exons ATGATTTCGACAGAGAAGAAAGCAGATCCGCCGCCGGTGGGGAGTTCTAAACAGACCTACGCAGCGGTGATTCAGAAAAATCAGAGTTTGAAGAAGTTCGATTTTGCGATTTCAGAAGCAGATGGGAAACAATCGATTGAGGTTCCGACGGAGATTATTGAGAAGGGGAGTCCGCTCTGGGAAGATTTCGTGATTGCTAGCATTTTGGAAACGGCACCGCATGTAGCAAAGGTTCATGTGATTTTGAATAAGATCTGGGCGTTTGGTGATAGATCTCTGAATCTGGATGTGTATGAAGTGGATTCAACAACAATGCGAGTCCGTATTCCAAACAAGCTTGTGCGTGAAAGAGTTTTAAGAAGAGGGATGTGGAATATTGCAGGGGTTCCTATGGTGGTGTCTAAATGGGATCCTAAAGAAGATGACTCAAAAACGAAGCTTCTAACATTGTGGGTGCATCTCACAAACGTCCCTATGACCATGAAATTATGGGATAGACTAAGCTTTATCACCAGTGCTGTAGGAATGCCAGATCGATTGCATCCGGAAACGATTGCTTGCACAGACTTTGAAGAGGCGAAAGTGTTTATCAAAGCGGACATGTCTAAGGAACTTCCGAAGGAGATGACTTACAACATTCAGGGTGAGGAAGTTACTGTTACGTTCTACTACCCATGGCTACCTCCGAAATGCACAACTTGTGGGAAATGGGGACACTACAAGCAGTTGTGTAGTCAGAAGAAGGAGGAACAGTTGGAGACGCAGAGAGATGGTGTAGAAAACAAGGAGGATGGTTCTGATTCTGTAGAGATACAAGGTAAAGGAGGTATGGATGAGCAACAGGAGAGCTGTGTAGGGAATGAGGAAGAGAATAATGAGGTTGAAGAAGGTCAAATTGTAGAAGGATGGAAAGAAGTAACTCCAGAAAAATCAAGTCGAAGTGCTAAGAGTTTGCAGTGTAAGCCGTTACACATAGTTACAATGTCTAGATTTGCTGCTCTGGGTAACTCAAAGGAGGATGAAGGGGAGGATGTTCAGGAAAAAGATGAGAATTTTGAGGAATCGGATAAAGAGATAGAAGAAGATAGTAGTGAGGAGGACAAATCTGAGATGGAAGAAGTAGAAGAAAGGCAGGGAAGGGAAATTCTACCTCGACAATCAAAGCTGAAACACAAGGTTCTAACGGTTGCTTCGAATCATGCTAAGGGTAAAGACCCTGGCAAGAAAAGAG ATGTTCGAATGACGCCAGTTTATAAAAGTGGGCAGATGATCACTTGTTCAGTGCTTCTGCAAGGAGAATCTGAAGAATTTTTCTGCTCTTTCATCTACGCTTTGAATACGGTGGAAGAGAGGAAAGAGTTGTGGGTAGATATGCGTAATCACAATGAAGCTCTGATGTTCAAGAATAAAAAGTGGATGATTCTGGGAGACTATAACGAGATTTTGGATGGAAGTAGGCATTCTGCTTTTGAGAGTTCACCAAGATTACCAATGGGTATGCGAGACTTTCAGGAGGTGGTAAGGGATTGCAAGTTGAATGATATGGGGTACCAAGGTCCGCAATTTACTTGGTGTAATAAAAGAGAGGAGGGTTTGATTTGCAAAAAGCTGGATAGAGTGCTCATCAATGAAGAATGGTTGCTAAATACACAAGCTTATAGTGTTTTTGAGCCGGGAGGATGTTCAGATCATTTACGTTGTCGAGTGCATTTGAAAAAGGAAGAGAGGAAGAAAAGAAAACCATTCAAGTTCACAAATGCAATAGCTGGAATGCCTGAGTTTGAAGAGTTGTTAGTAGAGCACTGGAGATATCGAGAGAAATTGTTCCACTCTACCTCAGCCATGTTCATGCTTACTAAATGGCTTAAGGATCTTAAGCAACCTTTGAGATTTTTGAGTAAACTAAAGCTAGGAGATTTGCCAAGGAAAACGAAGGAAGCTTATCAGGTTCTTTGTGCAAAGCAACAAGAGACTTTGGATAATCCTTCACAAGATAGAATTCATGATGAGTTGCAAGCTTATGAGAAGTGGAAGGGGGCAGCTGATTTGGAGGAAGATTTCTTGAAACAAAGATCAAAGATGCACTGGTTAGATGTGGGGGATGGGAATAACAAATATTTTCATAGCTGGGTAAAGATTCGAGAGGTTAGGAACCCGATTCATGAAATTCTTTGTGCTGATGGTTCTTTAGCCACAACAGAGGAGGATATAAAAAGAGAGACTGAGCGCTACTTCACGGATTTTATGACCTTTCACCCACTGGGGTATGAAGGAGCTGAGGTTGATAATCTTCGAGAGTTGCTGGGATTTCAGTGTAGTGAGAAGGATTGTATAATGCTGGAGAAGGAAGTTACTAAGGAAGAAATAAAAGGGGTTATATTCAAGATGGCAGACAGTAAAGCTCCGGGGCCAGATGGGTTTACTTCGGAATTTTTCAAGAAGTCTTGGCAGGTTATAGGTGATGATGTGACCGTGGCTGTTCAATCTTTCTTCTTGAAAGGGTTTCTTCCTAAGGGAGTGAATTCTACAATCCTTGCTTTGATTCCAAAGAAAGAAGAAGCCAAGGAGATGAAAGACTATCGATCCATCTCGTGCTGCAATGTCTTGTATAAGGTAATATCAAAGCTTCTGGCGAACAGATTGAAGAGTATTTTGCCAAAATTCATAGCAGTTAATCAGTCGGCGTTTATTAAAGAACGGCTTGTAATGGAGAATGTGTTGCTGGCTACAGAATTG